One part of the Schistocerca piceifrons isolate TAMUIC-IGC-003096 chromosome 2, iqSchPice1.1, whole genome shotgun sequence genome encodes these proteins:
- the LOC124775785 gene encoding holotricin-3-like, whose translation MQAGVLVVLGLLCSAAWSAAVSGGGDRHHHHHYGGSYPGGGGYAGGDFYSSGPYYPGGGGHRPGGGGYPGGHHQGGGYPGGGYPGGGYYPGGGGNRPGGGYYPGGSTGGHYPGSYPGGGTGGTGHYPGGAGGGGGGGGGGGGGLGGGGGGGGSGYGR comes from the exons ATGCAGGCCGGCGTGCTAGTG GTACTGGGCCTGCTGTGCAGCGCAGCGTGGAGTGCGGCAGTCAGTGGGGGCGGTgaccgtcaccaccaccaccactacggcGGGTCATATCCAGGTGGCGGTGGCTATGCTGGGGGTGACTTCTATTCCAGCGGTCCCTACTATCCTGGAGGCGGAGGGCACCGACCTGGAGGCGGCGGCTATCCTGGTGGTCACCACCAAGGTGGGGGCTACCCAGGAGGTGGCTATCCTGGAGGCGGCTACTATCCTGGGGGCGGAGGGAACCGGCCAGGAGGCGGTTACTACCCGGGTGGCAGCACGGGTGGCCACTACCCGGGCTCTTACCCAGGAGGTGGAACAGGCGGCACCGGACATTACCCGGGGGGAGCCGGcggtggcggaggcggcggcggtggcggcggcggcggccttggAGGCGGTGGGGGAGGTGGTGGAAGCGGATACGGACGATAG